The Sphingomonas japonica sequence CGATGTCGGTCATGGAAGTGTCTCTCCTGCACAAGATGGGGTTGATCTAGGGGCTGCAAGCGGATCGCACCAGCGCGCCAGCGGTTCCCACAATTGCGTGCGGGCGCGGCTGCCGACGATCATGCCGACATGCCCGGCCGACAGGGTCGTGGTGTCGCCGACGGGCGCGGCGGTCGCGGCGGGGACGATGCGGTCGTGCGCCGACACGAACTGCCGGATCGGGCAGGAAAGCGACGCAGGATCGATGGCAATGCCGCCGACGCGCCAGCCGCCCGATCCCGGTGCGTCGTCGGCGACGAAGCGTTCGAACAGGTCGCGGCCTGCCGCCAGCGTCAGCGGCGCGCCGCCATTGGCCCAATCCTCTAGCGCCACGAATGCCCGCGCCTCGGCACTGGCCGGATCTAACGCGGCGAAGCGCTCATACTTGCCGATCGTGCGCGCCGGGTCGAGCCGCCAGAAGCCCGATTGCAGTACCTCGACCGGAACCGCGCCGATCGCTTCGCACGCAGGGCGTGCGGTTGCCCACAGCGCGGCGATGTCTGCGCGCGCAGCGCGGCCGAACCCGGAGAAGCGCCACGGCGTCGCGATCAGCGCCAATCCTGCCACCGGGACATGCTGCGCGGCGGCAAGTGCGAGGGTTCCGCCCAGGCAATAGCCCGCCAGCAGTGCGCCGGAACCGATGCTGCGCAGCAACGGCAGCAACAGGTCGCCGACATGGTCAGCCATCGTCATGGCCGCATCGGCAGGCTCGGGAATGCCCCAGTCGAGCAGCAGCGGCCGTACGCCGCGCTTCGCCAACCAGCGCAGCAGCGACGTCTCGGGAGCGAGATCGAGAACGATCGGCGGGTTGATCAGCGACGGAACGACCAAGGTTGGTCGTCCCGACCCGCCATAGTCGATCACCCGGGCGCGGCCGTGCCGTGCCGCAATCTCGGCAGGCGCAGCATGCGGCAT is a genomic window containing:
- a CDS encoding alpha/beta hydrolase codes for the protein MADAKATRFDTAPQQGPRPLPLFLDMLQRETANAPHRRAAALAGLHAYQSASRMPHAAPAEIAARHGRARVIDYGGSGRPTLVVPSLINPPIVLDLAPETSLLRWLAKRGVRPLLLDWGIPEPADAAMTMADHVGDLLLPLLRSIGSGALLAGYCLGGTLALAAAQHVPVAGLALIATPWRFSGFGRAARADIAALWATARPACEAIGAVPVEVLQSGFWRLDPARTIGKYERFAALDPASAEARAFVALEDWANGGAPLTLAAGRDLFERFVADDAPGSGGWRVGGIAIDPASLSCPIRQFVSAHDRIVPAATAAPVGDTTTLSAGHVGMIVGSRARTQLWEPLARWCDPLAAPRSTPSCAGETLP